GGTCATAGTTTGCATTATGCCAGTGATcaataataatagcaataaaactaaaaactcTATTACAAGTTAATGAATTAATATGAACTCAAAGTAAGCAAGGCCTGATGTCTAGtatttaaataatataaatttcaaaaatatataGTTAATGTTTAAGTTGTCATGTGAAGTGtctttgaatatattttaaaacactCTATACACAAAATgtataactaaaaaaaaattgcgaCCCACATTCTACACTTTTTATAATAGTTATTTAATTgcatatttatctgtttattggGGTCCTCCAGTAACAGCATCAAACCAGACAATGCAAACATCATGAAAACAAAGACTGTCATGTCAATTCACAGCATTGTTTTCTGACACGTCTACGTGtctatgaaatgaaaaaatagcTCTTCTATCATAATGAAACAAAGGCCTATCAGACCTTCCATTCAGTGTACCTTGCGTTTTTGTATGCTTGGCAAAACATCTTAAAGCTCCATGTCTTGCATTTTGCCTTGTGTACGCgtcactcctctctcctcagttCAGACCAGTGTTGTGCATGTATTTTGGCCCACACGGCACGCCGTAGTCGGAAAGATGGCGACCGTAGCGCTGGTTAGCCGTCCTGCGAGTGTCCTTCCAAAGATTTCAAGTGAGTAACGTTAAAACAGTTGCTAGaacacatgcatatgtgtatCTAAGAGTATATTACAGCGTATTTTTCGCCTATGACATCCCAGCACAGGCTCACATTTAGACCACATACCCAGGTTGAGTGACCTTGCTAACCGGCTCGGCTAATCACTTGCTAGCTGTGGTTTCAGTTAGCTAGCGGCTCACATTTAGATCTTTAAAATGTCTAAATATTTTTAATAGAATGAGTTACAGTACTCTCTGAATACCCGCATCACTTTGTGGAATAATACTTGTAGAATTAAGGATAAAGCACTTAGTTTGGCTGAGCTTTGGCCTTTAGCCTCTCTAGTGGGCTACCGTGATGTGATATCTGTCACAGAGACTCAAATCACACTGATCTGATAAATGTGAACTAACGTGGGACAGGTTGACACTCTGGAAGTGATACAAAAGTTTTAGATGTCTGGTTGACGGATCTGTTGTTACATCGATGAGCGTTGTAAATAGTTATGATATTGACAATATTTGTCTGCGCAGTGATCCTGAGTTAGGGGTACTTGGTAATCATCCACTCGTTAAGAATTGTATTGTCTGTAAGTTTCTGTTGATCTTCATCTTGTCAGTGCACACATATACTCACCAAGCACCTCAGTAGTATCACCATACTAacactgggtagttcctccctttgctctcaaacagcctcagttctgtGTCATGGATTTCAAAAGATGTTAGAAACTTTGAGATTCTGCTTCATGTTAACATGACTGCATCACATAATTtatgcagatttgtcagctgcacattaatGCTGCCAATGCTCTGTTCTATCACATCTCAAAgatgttctactggattcagatttgGTGACTcagggaggccactgaagtttaCTGAACTCACCGTCATATTCATGAAATCAGTTTGAGACAAATTTTGCTTTGTGAAATGGCAGGTTATCATGGCAGAATTTGCTGTTATTCACTAGGCAGATTGGGTccagtttgcatgttctccctgtgcctgtgagGGTTTTCTTTGGGTACTACGGTTTCCCCTAGGTGTGAGAGTGAGTAtgtggttttctgtctttgtgtgtcggccctgtgattgactggcgaccagtccagggtgtactccgcctctcgcccgtagtcagctgggctAGGCTCCAGGCCGCCAGCAAACCCTCACGGATCAAGCAGTATAGCAGATGAATGATGTTAGCTAACACAAAAGCTGAATGTGTCCTACCTTTTGATGCTGACCAAATGCTGCCTGTGTTCCTCTCCTTTCAATAGGCAGCTGCTCCGCTGCTGTTTTGTCAGCTGCATCTGTCTCCACAGTCCAGCAGAGGAAGCTGCACCATGCTGTCATCCCTAAGGGGAAAGGAGGGCGCTCCTCTTCCAGTGGGATAGCGGCCACGGTGTTTGGTGCCACAGGTTTCCTGGGTCGATATGTTGTCAGTAGGCTGGGTGAGTTTAAAAATATAACATCAATACTGATATTAAGCAATATACATACtaatatttactttattttcttcACAAGCTTGAGTTTGCAGACGTCACATAATGTATCCAATATCCCAGATATCATCAGCTGACAGAAACCTGATTGTAATATTATGTGGAATGCTGACAACTCGTTATCTGATGAAAGATTGCTGTAGTTTTAAGACAGTTGTATTACATCAGACATTTATAGACCATGTGTagtaaaagtaaatgtaaaaatgttttggtttccaTTACAGCACTTTATTAATATGTTGGAGTTTTGGTATTTGATCAGCTGTCTAAATAGAAGTGATTGATCTGGTTAGGACAATATATGAATTGACTTCTTCACTGTTAACTTGGTACATAGGTTTCCTTGgcaaatgttaatattttaagAAATTATTGCTATGAATTGCATTTTTAAATTGATGATGCATTGATGTgactgtatgtgtttatttactgaTGATTTGCAGGTCGAATGGGCTCTCAGATCATAGTCCCTCACCGCTGTGATCAGTATGACGTCATGTACTTCAAGCCCATGGGTGATCTTGGACAAATCATTTTTATGGTAAGCTGCACGCTGTACAGACACTTGGGCATCTCGCAGAAATATTGCAACACTCGTGGATTGTGGCATCTTCTCTCTGCAAGTACTCTAGAGCATGAGcatgaaatgcaaatgtttctgttctgtcttgTTGCAGGAGTGGGATGCCAGGAACAAAGACTCCATCAAACAGGCTTTGGAGCACTCTAATGTGGTCATCAACCTGGTGGGCAGAGAGTGGGAGACAAGGTGTCCTTGGAAAACATCTTAAAAACATCTGATTTATCTTATATTATGTTTTTCCACATGAAGTGGAATTTTAATTCTTTCCCACTATGACACATGGTGTGTCGCTGTGTTGTCACGGTCATGTGATCAGAGTAACTCACCTGCAGTAGTGATATTAATGCATGGCCACTCATTAAGGTGGCTGGTCCCATGGGCTTGGATGTAGGTATAAGGTAAATGAGTtgcattttccctctttttgtgtaaAGGAACTATCGCTTCGAGGATGTCTTCGTTTCCATCCCTCAGCAGATTGCCAGGGCAGCCAAAGAGGCCGGCATCACAAAGTTCATCCACATGTCTCACCTCAACGCTGACATACGCAGCCCATCCAAGTACCTGAGGAACAAGGTAGTGGGGCTGCACATGTCTGCCACTCAGTCTAACTAATTTATCCGTTTTAGTGTATCTACATGTCAAATCCAGTGCTGCCGACTACTACTGgttaatgtgtttacatgtagGTGATCGTTGCGTGTAATGTTCCTTTATCACAGGCTGTAGGGGAGGCGGCAGTGAGAGACGAGTTTCCTGATGCTATCATCATGAAGCCCTCTGAGATGTttgggagggaggacagattCTTCAACTATTACGCAAGTAAgaagttctgtgtgtgtgtgtgtggtatgttggtatcggaacccgataccgatactggatCAGATCAGCCCCATCCCTACATGGTACATaaagttatgtgtgtgtggatgttgtTGAGTCTCTTTCCAGGGATTGTGGTTTAGTTTTTGTGCATTTGGTGCTCTGTTGTGGATGCGCCAGCTTCAGTTGTGCTCCAAACGAAGTTCATTGTTGTCTCTTCATCGGCTTCCACAAGCTCGAGCAGAACTATTGCTAAACTTCTTTGGCTCACTTCCGTCTGTTCCACAGACTTGAAATGTTAGCCAGTTCGCCAGCTAAGCAGCCAGGCAGTGAAAATTTAATGTGTGGCTTTAATGCTCTTTCAGACATGCGCTGGTTCGGCAATGCTGTTCCACTTATTTCCCTGGGGAAGAAGACGGTGAAGCAGCCTGTTCATGTGAGTTTGTTGAATGGAAGGATCTGTTCTAATATACGAGAGGTGATTGATGAttttgtggcctaaggtagaaggataTGAGTTATACTCACGTATCATGCAGGTGCAGTTCAGCTCACTGAGGgattatgcagaaagtttgaagttaataacttttgtggtagTTCTGTTTATTTTGGGTAATTTAAAATTTCAAGCCAGCACAGTCTGAGTCAGTGACAGATTGTACAGCCAGACAAGCAGAGCCAGGAATGTGGCTTTGACCTCGTCCAACAAGTGCCCTGTTCATCacctcttccccaagatgaagaaggaacTCAGTGGccaccattttgacagtgacCAGGACTCCATTTATCAATAAATCTGCAAGGTTTTCTAAAACCCTCTACCATCTACCACAAACTTGTCAATCACTCATCATCTGTCAATTTCACAGTTCAATTTTATAACACCATCTAAATCCTGTTGGTTATAAGAACTCTCGCCACAACTGTTGTTAAATCACAAAGTATGGTGAGGCGAACTGTCTAACTTGGGtattcagtatttacattttccGTTAAAACTGTCATGTCCCAGTGAAACAAGACACACGTCTTAAAATGATTTACTTCACTGGACCCACAGGAACTCGTGTAACAAGGCCATCTTAATTGTTTCTGTCTTCCCTCAGGTTGTGGATGTGGCCAAGGCTATCATCAATGCTGTGAAAGATCCTGATGCTAATGGAAAGACCTATGTACTCGTTGGGTAGGTGGTCAGTTCTCAAATAACTTTGTTTGAAAACAAATGCATGCCTGCACTTAAAGCACAAATAATTTAGAGATATAAATTTATAGCACAAGTTGTGACAAATCACCATAATCTGCTCTGAGATAAAAAATTGTACTTTAATGATAAATTCATGTTTGTAATTTACATATTGCCTTTCAAAAGCCCAGGACTTGAAAAGCAGTGAATGAAGTTTATACGTGTTAGAAAGCAAAGCGATATTGGCCCTCACAACTGATTCATGTGTATGAAAAGATGATGCTGGTCCACAGCTCATGACCTGGCTTTCTTATCGCCCGTGAGCACGGTGAGGACTGTCCTTAATAGACTGTTTTTGTCTTGTCCTCGGTTGATGCCCAGGCCCAACCGTTACCTCCTTCATGACCTGGTGGAGTACATCTATGCTGTGGCACACAGACCTTTTGTGCCCTACCCTCTGCCCCGCCCTCTTTATCAGTAAGTTCCTTACACAAATTGAACATTAAGGCACATTGAAGAGATCCTGTTTCACATTACCCCCAAGATGTTGGTGATGCAAACTGAACACGTTACACAAGTAACAACCCCCCAGAGAGCCACCAGTTGCCGGGTGCAGGGTGCACTCATGGCTGCACACTCATGTGATAGactctgttttgcttttcttttctcagcctTGCTGCTCGGTTTTTTGCAATGAGTCCATTTGAGCCCTGGACAACCCCAGACAAAGTCGACAGGGTAAGAAAGCCAGGATTGTGGTGTTGTGCCACCATTTGTGGAGCCTTTTCCTCCAGCTCCATTTGTACTTATTACAGTCAATAAATGTGCAGCCCTTAATTCTGTGGCGcacttttgttttccagtttcaCATAACAGACATGAAGTACCCAGGGCTTCCTGGTCTGGAGGATCTCGGTATCACTCCTTCCAGTGTAGAACAAAGGGCAATTGAAATTCTGCGTCGCCACCGCCGATTCCGTTACCTGGAGGCTTACCTAGATGAGACAAAGCCAGCCAAGACTGTCGACTATTAACTGCCTGTTGACAAATCTCACCACAGCTGCTAGGGCAGCCAAAGGATGTCAGCACTTCTGCTTTGTCCTTTTGTCTTTAACTGTATtctgtatataaataaaacaaatatccTTTAAGAGTTTCCTTGTTTGGAGTGTTTGTGTTGCAAATTGTTATTAGATATGGTGCCACAGTTACAGTTAAAAGGAGTTTTCATCTGTACTTCATGTTCACACCACTGGActtatacattttgttttactaCACTTGTGGTGTGGTTAATTAGCAGAGACAATACCAAACCAGAACTGCCAAAGCAAATATATGTCGAGTGCTTTAAGAAACTGGGAGTGTCATAGCAACCAAGTCATGTAGGTCACAAAACAAATGAGGAAGATCACGTGTGATAATGTAGTTAGAAAGCTAGATTACGTACAATAGCCAAAATagattaaacagaaaaatcaagAGACTGTATGTAGGACTATAATCAAACCAATATGTATTTAATGAGTACTGGTGTGAACCATTGCGCTGTAATGttataaaagaataaaacatcagaaaagtGGGGGAGGGGTTGAATAAGCTGAATAGGCACAGCAAACACTCAAGTGTACTTTGAAACCTTCGTTATATTGTTAGCTTGAtaagttaacaaatagcaagTTTCTATGATGTGCAGGTATCGTACATCATAGAATCCTTTAAAAGCAGTGTATTGACTCAGTTTGCTCCTACGCCCGCCTCattaaattgtttaaattttaaCAGGAAATTAAACAACTATAAACTGAAAGATTAAAATAATATGGTGCATTTGGTAGGAAATGTTATCTTTCAGATAAGGCATGCTTTACTGTGCACCTTGAGCTGTGGAAAGAACAATGAGAAACATGGCTCAGAGGACAGAACGACATTGATGGGATCCTTGATGAAAAACCACAATGAAGGCATACATGCGAAGAGCTGGGCTAACAGgagtttttttacttttaatatacATCTTCATCTGCTTGATCGTGAGCTGGAGAGCAGGCAAATCTTTTCCAGAAGGAGATTCAGATCAAGACATTGTGAAGAGGAAACTAGACCGGATTGAACAGACTCTACACAAGCTGTGTGAGTACAAGTTCACAAACAACTGGGTTGTTCCTTACAGTTGGCATCTGACTTGCTCACCTGTTTCGATTTACAGTTTCAGTTgctgtaatgtttgtttttccatttccagCCAATTTTGCACATTTGCAAAGTGACGAGAATCAGGACTGTGGCATATATATTTGATCACTTATCAACTTATTTATCAACTTATACACATATGATACttctcattattattaatgatccTTCCAGGCTTACTTGACTCACAAATGAACATGAGCTTGCCATTCATTTTAGCTGACTTTCCAAATTCATTATGCTTCAgagactgtaaataaaactgaactgtacTGTTTCcaattttctctgtctttacaTGAACACAATCAACTAAAGCAAAGCTAATAGAAGTTTCTGGTCAGAAGAGCTCCACCAATAAACTTTTTCCACACGTGGaccaagaaaaagagaagattgTGGTGCCAAAGTTATACCCAAACTCCTACCTGTTTGC
The window above is part of the Toxotes jaculatrix isolate fToxJac2 chromosome 5, fToxJac2.pri, whole genome shotgun sequence genome. Proteins encoded here:
- the ndufa9a gene encoding NADH dehydrogenase [ubiquinone] 1 alpha subcomplex subunit 9, mitochondrial, whose protein sequence is MATVALVSRPASVLPKISSSCSAAVLSAASVSTVQQRKLHHAVIPKGKGGRSSSSGIAATVFGATGFLGRYVVSRLGRMGSQIIVPHRCDQYDVMYFKPMGDLGQIIFMEWDARNKDSIKQALEHSNVVINLVGREWETRNYRFEDVFVSIPQQIARAAKEAGITKFIHMSHLNADIRSPSKYLRNKAVGEAAVRDEFPDAIIMKPSEMFGREDRFFNYYANMRWFGNAVPLISLGKKTVKQPVHVVDVAKAIINAVKDPDANGKTYVLVGPNRYLLHDLVEYIYAVAHRPFVPYPLPRPLYHLAARFFAMSPFEPWTTPDKVDRFHITDMKYPGLPGLEDLGITPSSVEQRAIEILRRHRRFRYLEAYLDETKPAKTVDY